Proteins encoded within one genomic window of Rhododendron vialii isolate Sample 1 chromosome 1a, ASM3025357v1:
- the LOC131300573 gene encoding uncharacterized protein LOC131300573 translates to METQKKGVMYVYKLASGTDPTPEIESPVKKPVVPRGYWGLRKSKTYRESNHSGGQRVVEGGGDVVEVRKSVSAVGRKSVSHVETNVASVAAFLQVKVLVTDMPGFMQVHAFRCARTSMDSLEKFSSKHIAHNLKKEFDKVYGPAWHCIVGSSFGSFVTHSTGCFLYFSMDKLYILIFKTKVQRALD, encoded by the exons ATGGAAACCCAGAAGAAGGGAGTCATGTATGTCTACAAGCTGGCCTCCGGAACTGATCCAACCCCGGAAATCGAATCCCCGGTTAAAAAGCCCGTGGTGCCGCGGGGCTATTGGGGGCTGAGGAAATCAAAAACTTACCGGGAAAGCAACCACAGTGGCGGCCAGAGGGTGGTGGAGGGCGGAGGAGACGTGGTTGAAGTGAGGAAATCGGTGTCAGCCGTGGGGAGGAAGTCGGTGTCTCACGTGGAAACGAATGTGGCATCGGTGGCGGCGTTTCTTCAGGTGAAAGTTCTAGTGACTGACATGCCCGGATTCATGCAGGTGCATGCCTTCAGATGTGCAAGGACTAGTATGGATAGTTTGGAGAAATTCAGCTCCAAGCATATTGCTCATAACTTGAAAAAG GAATTTGACAAGGTGTATGGGCCGGCCTGGCATTGCATTGTGGGCTCAAGTTTCGGCTCCTTCGTAACCCATTCCACTGGctgtttcctttatttttcaatGGACAAACTCtacattttgattttcaaaacaaaagttCAGAGAGCTTTGGATTAA
- the LOC131300581 gene encoding uncharacterized protein LOC131300581: MQQIIVADQREIERASMAGLQRSAISFRKQGSSGLVWLNQAKPRDRQDGEQQKPEGPRLVQQEDGAREKPRVSSQPQSMKHSRSDSDLYHHGGKDVKVSIAALPRSTISFRRQGSSGVVWDESFFAAELNQEKPKEQLQAALPRSTISFRRQGSSGVVWDKSFFSAELNQEKLKEQPRQAALPRSTISFRRQGSSGVVWDDSSFSVELSQEKPKEQKDGETKFFEVSRPLQRKPSQSKRIITRYRCCKIEDVLNDSIVRVHLCAPRLIAGDRSHRPPALTIKVGTKPHKDWHQKN, encoded by the coding sequence ATGCAGCAGATCATAGTTGCAGaccagagagagatagagagagctAGCATGGCTGGTCTGCAAAGGTCTGCAATATCCTTTAGGAAACAAGGTTCCTCAGGGTTGGTATGGCTAAACCAAGCAAAGCCGAGAGATCGACAAGATGGAGAACAGCAAAAACCCGAAGGACCGAGGCTAGTGCAACAAGAAGATGGTGCAAGGGAGAAACCCAGGGTCTCAAGCCAACCGCAATCAATGAAACATAGTCGATCCGATAGTGATCTTTATCATCACGGCGGTAAGGATGTTAAAGTGAGCATTGCTGCTTTGCCAAGGTCGACGATATCCTTTAGGAGACAGGGCTCATCAGGAGTAGTATGGGATGAAAGCTTCTTTGCAGCAGAGCTGAACCAAGAAAAGCCGAAAGAGCAGCTGCAAGCTGCTTTGCCAAGGTCGACGATATCCTTCAGAAGACAAGGCTCATCAGGGGTAGTATGGGATAAAAGCTTCTTCTCAGCAGAGCTGAACCAAGAAAAGCTGAAAGAGCAGCCGCGGCAAGCCGCTTTGCCAAGGTCGACGATATCCTTCAGAAGACAAGGCTCATCAGGGGTAGTATGGGATGACAGTTCCTTCTCAGTGGAGCTCAGCCAAGAAAAGCCAAAAGAGCAGAAAGATGGAGAAACGAAATTTTTTGAAGTGTCAAGGCCACTGCAAAGGAAACCTAGTCAATCCAAGCGAATTATTACGAGATATAGATGTTGCAAGATTGAGGATGTGTTAAATGACTCAATTGTTCGGGTTCacttatgcgcacctcgactaattgcAGGGGACCGATCCCACCGTCCTCCAGCGCTCACAATAAAAGTTGGAACAAAGCCCCATAAAGACTGGCACCAGAAGAATTAA